Proteins encoded in a region of the Nocardia asteroides genome:
- a CDS encoding DUF2277 domain-containing protein, with the protein MCRNITVLRGLEPAATEQEIYAAALQYVRKVGGVSGLSSTTKSAVDKAVAAIAEATTTLLAELPDRRVAPPTEPPLRRIAAREAVAGE; encoded by the coding sequence ATGTGTAGAAACATCACCGTCCTGCGTGGTCTGGAACCTGCCGCAACCGAGCAGGAGATCTATGCCGCCGCACTGCAGTACGTGCGCAAGGTCGGTGGCGTGTCCGGCCTGAGCTCGACCACCAAATCGGCCGTCGACAAGGCCGTCGCGGCCATCGCCGAGGCGACCACCACCTTGCTCGCCGAGTTACCCGACCGCAGGGTGGCGCCGCCCACCGAGCCGCCGCTGCGCCGCATCGCCGCCCGCGAAGCCGTGGCGGGCGAGTAG
- a CDS encoding DUF1266 domain-containing protein — MSSRGVPTLTTFPYAELDEREQDHWSGAAISDDELRALALGAFYSARWDAFHDALLLGPERAHPLGDRRELAIDTLTGAWGITDGTEAQASMEQLLGGMHAPLYALVHPLVTASINASERDRFGERADRHRAFLRQVGAFRGMDNPEALVRDYDIWSQAIKIGFTDHLARPLPSDIHAWDLARVVAVARMAYTAGYLDAEVAWSYLARALPLAQSKYRNWRQFGDAYLTGWTYWQACEDLAELKNGGVDRRKELLRLWLRPTSPWRRVALNSVPVGE; from the coding sequence ATGTCCTCGCGCGGTGTACCCACCTTGACCACGTTTCCGTACGCGGAGCTGGACGAACGGGAGCAAGACCATTGGTCCGGCGCCGCGATCTCCGACGACGAACTGCGAGCGCTGGCCCTCGGCGCCTTCTACTCGGCGCGCTGGGACGCCTTCCACGACGCGCTGCTGCTCGGCCCCGAGCGCGCGCATCCCCTCGGTGACCGACGTGAGCTGGCCATAGACACCCTCACCGGAGCGTGGGGCATCACCGACGGTACCGAGGCGCAAGCATCGATGGAGCAGTTGCTGGGTGGCATGCACGCCCCGCTCTACGCGCTGGTGCACCCGCTGGTGACGGCGTCCATCAACGCCAGTGAGCGCGACCGTTTCGGTGAGCGGGCCGACCGGCATCGGGCGTTCCTTCGGCAGGTCGGCGCGTTCCGCGGGATGGACAACCCCGAGGCGCTGGTTCGTGACTACGACATCTGGTCGCAGGCGATCAAGATCGGATTCACCGACCATCTGGCCCGGCCGCTGCCCAGTGACATCCATGCCTGGGATCTGGCCAGGGTGGTCGCGGTGGCCAGGATGGCCTACACCGCCGGGTACCTCGATGCCGAGGTGGCTTGGAGCTATCTGGCGCGCGCCCTGCCGCTGGCCCAGAGCAAGTACCGCAACTGGCGTCAGTTCGGCGACGCCTACCTCACCGGCTGGACCTACTGGCAGGCCTGCGAGGACTTGGCGGAACTGAAGAACGGCGGCGTCGACCGCCGCAAGGAGTTGCTGCGGCTGTGGCTGCGCCCGACCAGCCCGTGGCGGCGGGTCGCGCTGAACTCAGTTCCCGTCGGGGAGTGA
- the folE gene encoding GTP cyclohydrolase I FolE, giving the protein MTDPGLVALETGRSFDQARAEAAVRELLLAVGEDPDRPGLRETPARVARAYRETFAGLYVEPDSVLNTTFDEGHQELVLVRDIPMYSTCEHHLVSFHGVAHVGYIPGPHGRVTGLSKLARLVDLYAKRPQVQERLTSQIADAVMRKLDPRGAIVVVEAEHLCMAMRGIRKPGASTTTSAVRGLLQSNAASRAEALDLILRK; this is encoded by the coding sequence ATGACCGACCCCGGCCTCGTCGCCCTGGAAACCGGCAGATCGTTCGATCAGGCGCGGGCCGAAGCGGCGGTTCGGGAGTTGCTGCTCGCCGTCGGCGAAGACCCGGATCGGCCCGGCCTGCGGGAGACGCCCGCCCGCGTCGCCCGCGCCTACCGGGAGACGTTCGCCGGGCTCTACGTGGAACCGGATTCGGTGCTCAACACCACCTTCGACGAGGGCCATCAGGAACTCGTGCTGGTTCGGGACATCCCGATGTACTCCACCTGCGAGCATCACCTCGTGTCGTTCCACGGCGTGGCCCATGTCGGTTACATCCCGGGCCCGCACGGCCGGGTCACCGGTCTGTCCAAGCTCGCCCGGCTGGTGGACCTGTACGCCAAGCGCCCGCAGGTGCAGGAGCGGTTGACCAGCCAGATCGCCGACGCGGTGATGCGCAAGCTGGACCCGCGCGGCGCCATCGTGGTGGTCGAAGCCGAGCACTTGTGCATGGCCATGCGCGGTATCCGCAAGCCGGGCGCGAGCACCACCACCTCCGCCGTGCGTGGACTGCTGCAATCCAACGCCGCCTCGCGTGCCGAGGCGCTCGATCTGATCCTGCGGAAGTGA
- a CDS encoding DUF2520 domain-containing protein — MNSDNATSGYDPAPARLTVGIVSAGRVGSALGAALERAGHVVFGVCAISDASVRRARTRLPDSEILPIEQVAARSELLLLAVPDTELAGLARGLAGAGVVRPGTIVAHTSGANGVGVLAPLAEVGALPLAIHPAMTFTGHDEDVTRLGNACFGITAADEVGYAIAQSLVIEMGGEPVRVPEQNRALYHAALAHGSNHLVTVIVDAVTALRAALDGPGLIGQQLVDDQPNGLAERLLAPLASAALDNALRRGQSALTGPVARGDADAVAVHLRALESVDTRLAEAYRALSLRTAERAGTAPAVIELLEGR; from the coding sequence GTGAATTCCGATAACGCTACTTCGGGCTACGACCCCGCGCCCGCACGCCTGACGGTGGGAATCGTCTCGGCGGGACGCGTGGGTTCGGCATTGGGCGCCGCACTGGAGCGGGCCGGACACGTGGTGTTCGGCGTCTGTGCGATCTCCGACGCCTCGGTGCGCCGTGCCCGCACCCGGCTGCCCGACTCGGAGATCCTGCCGATCGAACAGGTGGCCGCCCGCAGCGAACTGCTGCTGCTCGCCGTGCCCGACACCGAACTGGCGGGCCTGGCCCGTGGCCTGGCCGGTGCGGGAGTCGTCCGGCCCGGCACCATCGTGGCCCACACCTCCGGCGCCAACGGCGTCGGCGTGCTGGCCCCCCTCGCCGAGGTCGGCGCCCTTCCGCTGGCCATTCACCCCGCCATGACCTTCACCGGCCACGACGAAGACGTGACCCGTCTCGGCAACGCGTGCTTCGGCATCACCGCCGCCGACGAGGTCGGCTACGCCATCGCGCAGTCGCTGGTGATCGAGATGGGCGGCGAGCCGGTCCGCGTCCCGGAGCAGAACCGGGCGCTGTACCACGCCGCGCTCGCGCACGGCAGCAATCACCTGGTCACGGTGATCGTCGACGCGGTGACCGCCCTGCGCGCCGCCTTGGATGGCCCAGGCCTGATCGGCCAGCAACTGGTCGACGACCAGCCCAACGGTCTGGCCGAGCGTCTGCTCGCCCCGCTGGCCTCGGCCGCGCTGGACAACGCCCTGCGCCGCGGTCAGTCCGCGCTGACCGGTCCGGTGGCCCGCGGTGACGCGGACGCGGTGGCCGTGCACCTGCGCGCGCTCGAGTCCGTCGATACCCGGCTGGCCGAGGCTTATCGCGCGCTGTCGCTGCGCACCGCGGAGCGGGCCGGCACGGCTCCCGCCGTCATCGAGCTGCTGGAAGGACGCTGA
- a CDS encoding aldehyde dehydrogenase family protein, whose protein sequence is MTNTEPAPANEKARADETTARKDGPAVIEVRNPGTGQVVGTVPDETADAVAAKVRELRLYQPEWEAIGPEGRKVWLLKFQDWLIDNTDRLATVLQSETAKPRVDALIDPGFATDLIGYYARRAAEFLADDHPSPHSPLARVKRLTTVYRPYPVVGVITPWNFPLAMPVMDVFPALAAGAAVILKPSEVTPLSALELAKGWAEIGAPPVFSVVTGAGATGAAVVGNADYIQFTGSTATGRKIAAACVERMVPYSLELGGKDPAIVLADADLDRAAHGIAFGGMFNSGQVCISVERVYVEAPVYDEFVAKLTANVKALRQGLDGRDSKYDVGALANENQVAIVQRHVEEAVAAGAKVLTGGKRAGFGTAFEPTVLVDVDHTMSCVTEETFGPTLPVMKVADESEAVRLANDSIYGLSASVWTGDKERGERIARQLNAGAVNINDVFANLFSYALPMGGWGLSGVGARWGGANGVRKYCRQQAITTPILPTQQKELFWYPYSMPKLLFALGAMRAAGARGLRRLDVPALLKLRGGDK, encoded by the coding sequence GTGACCAACACCGAACCAGCGCCCGCGAACGAGAAAGCGCGGGCAGACGAAACGACCGCGCGGAAGGACGGCCCCGCCGTCATCGAGGTGCGCAATCCCGGCACCGGTCAGGTCGTCGGCACGGTGCCGGACGAGACCGCCGACGCGGTCGCCGCCAAGGTTCGTGAACTGCGGCTGTACCAGCCGGAGTGGGAGGCGATCGGTCCCGAAGGTCGCAAAGTCTGGCTGCTGAAGTTCCAGGACTGGTTGATCGACAATACCGACCGGCTGGCCACCGTGCTGCAGTCGGAAACCGCCAAACCTCGGGTGGATGCCCTGATCGACCCGGGGTTCGCGACCGACCTGATCGGCTACTACGCGCGCCGCGCGGCCGAGTTCCTGGCCGACGACCACCCGTCGCCGCACAGTCCGCTGGCTCGGGTCAAGCGACTGACCACGGTGTACCGGCCCTATCCGGTGGTCGGCGTCATCACGCCGTGGAACTTCCCGCTGGCCATGCCCGTGATGGATGTGTTCCCCGCGCTCGCCGCCGGGGCGGCCGTCATCCTCAAGCCGTCCGAGGTGACTCCGCTGTCCGCGCTCGAACTGGCGAAGGGCTGGGCCGAGATCGGCGCGCCGCCGGTCTTCTCCGTGGTCACCGGCGCGGGCGCGACCGGAGCGGCCGTGGTCGGCAACGCCGACTACATCCAGTTCACCGGCTCCACCGCTACCGGCCGCAAGATCGCCGCCGCGTGTGTGGAGCGGATGGTGCCCTACAGCCTCGAACTGGGTGGCAAGGACCCGGCCATCGTCCTGGCCGACGCCGACCTCGACCGGGCCGCGCACGGCATCGCCTTCGGCGGCATGTTCAACTCCGGCCAGGTCTGCATCTCGGTGGAGCGGGTATATGTCGAGGCGCCCGTGTACGACGAGTTCGTCGCCAAGTTGACCGCCAACGTCAAGGCGCTGCGCCAAGGGCTGGACGGGCGCGACTCGAAGTACGACGTCGGGGCGCTGGCCAACGAGAACCAAGTGGCCATCGTGCAGCGCCACGTCGAGGAGGCCGTCGCGGCCGGCGCCAAGGTGCTCACCGGCGGCAAGCGGGCCGGGTTCGGCACCGCCTTCGAGCCGACCGTCCTCGTCGACGTCGACCACACCATGTCCTGCGTCACCGAGGAGACCTTCGGCCCGACGTTGCCGGTGATGAAGGTGGCCGACGAGTCCGAGGCGGTTCGACTGGCCAACGACTCCATCTACGGCCTGTCGGCCTCGGTGTGGACCGGCGACAAGGAGCGCGGGGAGCGGATCGCCCGGCAACTGAACGCGGGCGCGGTCAACATCAACGACGTCTTCGCCAACCTGTTCAGTTACGCGTTGCCGATGGGCGGCTGGGGCCTCTCCGGTGTCGGCGCCCGCTGGGGCGGAGCCAACGGTGTGCGCAAGTACTGCCGTCAGCAGGCGATCACCACGCCGATTCTGCCGACCCAGCAGAAGGAACTGTTCTGGTACCCGTATTCGATGCCGAAGCTGCTGTTCGCACTCGGCGCCATGCGCGCGGCGGGCGCGCGC
- a CDS encoding helix-turn-helix domain-containing protein — MNVRPSPGAARPSPAPDEVRDWLAEYVYETMRADTLEQIVGRLDDVIIARIPELADRDMRRDLAASTRAHARIVLSRLTSDTFEFSLPEEAHAFARSVARRGFELRLLLRVYHVGMEAVLDYMTEVVEQRQATPALERVVLLRLFERATKWMNTSVELLTDTYMEEREQVLRAALNRRAETVRALLDGDDVDIEQASMRLGYRLSQQHLAFVLWTDEPTGEPTGAEAEATGLLDRVAARLAAALGSARVLTVASGASAMWAWSGWDEAERGAEIAAPGQVERLAAAHVQAPVRVAFGVPAGGIAGFRRSHHEAVAARQVAERAPVGGRRVTGYRAVEIAYLAGADEAAMRGLVERELGALAGRDANAARLRETLHAYLRSHRSPEATAKVLGVHKNTVRYRVQRIEQLLGYPIEERGLPLEIALVCVAVYGVDALP; from the coding sequence ATGAACGTTCGGCCATCTCCGGGCGCCGCCCGGCCGAGCCCCGCTCCCGACGAAGTGCGCGACTGGCTCGCCGAGTACGTCTACGAGACGATGCGCGCGGACACCCTCGAGCAAATTGTCGGCCGGCTCGACGACGTGATCATCGCGCGCATCCCCGAACTCGCCGATCGCGATATGCGCCGTGACCTCGCGGCCAGCACCCGCGCGCACGCGAGGATCGTGCTCAGTCGCCTGACCAGCGACACCTTCGAATTCTCGCTGCCGGAGGAGGCGCACGCCTTCGCACGCAGCGTGGCCAGGCGCGGATTCGAGCTGCGGTTGCTGCTGCGGGTCTATCACGTGGGCATGGAGGCGGTGCTGGACTACATGACCGAGGTCGTCGAGCAGCGGCAGGCGACGCCCGCACTCGAGCGAGTGGTGCTGCTGCGGCTGTTCGAGCGGGCCACCAAGTGGATGAACACCTCGGTCGAATTGCTCACCGACACCTACATGGAGGAGCGCGAGCAGGTCCTGCGCGCGGCGCTCAACCGACGCGCCGAGACCGTGCGCGCCCTGCTGGACGGGGACGACGTCGACATCGAGCAGGCATCGATGCGGCTGGGCTACCGGCTCTCCCAGCAACATCTGGCCTTCGTGCTGTGGACCGACGAGCCGACCGGAGAACCCACCGGTGCGGAGGCGGAGGCGACCGGACTGCTGGATCGGGTCGCGGCGCGGCTGGCCGCGGCGCTCGGCAGCGCGCGCGTGCTCACCGTTGCCTCCGGCGCCAGCGCGATGTGGGCGTGGTCGGGTTGGGACGAGGCGGAACGCGGCGCCGAGATCGCGGCGCCGGGACAAGTGGAGCGGCTGGCAGCGGCGCACGTCCAAGCCCCGGTGCGGGTCGCCTTCGGTGTGCCGGCCGGGGGGATCGCGGGCTTCCGCCGGAGTCATCACGAGGCGGTGGCCGCGCGGCAGGTCGCCGAGCGCGCACCCGTCGGCGGCCGACGGGTCACCGGGTATCGAGCGGTGGAGATCGCTTATCTCGCCGGCGCGGACGAAGCGGCCATGCGCGGATTGGTCGAGCGCGAACTGGGCGCGCTGGCGGGCCGGGATGCGAACGCCGCGCGATTGCGCGAGACGCTGCACGCCTATCTGCGCAGTCACCGCAGCCCGGAGGCGACGGCAAAAGTGCTGGGTGTGCACAAGAACACGGTCCGCTACCGGGTGCAGCGGATCGAACAACTCCTGGGATATCCGATCGAAGAGCGTGGCTTGCCGCTGGAGATCGCGCTGGTGTGCGTCGCCGTCTACGGCGTGGACGCCCTGCCCTGA
- a CDS encoding DUF3180 domain-containing protein has protein sequence MKLKPTRVLDLVANVLIAAIVAWIATRVAYDNFPPISLFAGASLYPVAAIEAVLAFVIRARVNDHEIGDGRHQLHPITAARAVALAKASVQVGSIAAGIWLGFLCWVFPQRGTLRAAAADSPGAIVGMLAGFALVAAALWLEYCCRAPEDPPDDAATT, from the coding sequence GTGAAACTCAAGCCGACTCGCGTCCTCGACCTCGTGGCGAACGTGCTCATCGCCGCGATAGTCGCGTGGATCGCCACCCGCGTGGCCTATGACAACTTCCCGCCGATCTCGCTTTTCGCGGGCGCTTCGCTGTACCCGGTGGCCGCCATCGAGGCGGTGCTAGCTTTTGTCATCCGGGCCAGGGTGAACGACCACGAGATCGGCGACGGGCGCCACCAGTTGCATCCGATCACCGCGGCCCGCGCTGTCGCGTTGGCCAAGGCGTCGGTGCAGGTCGGTTCGATCGCGGCGGGCATCTGGCTCGGCTTCTTGTGCTGGGTCTTCCCGCAGCGCGGCACTCTGCGCGCGGCGGCGGCCGACAGCCCCGGCGCGATCGTCGGGATGCTGGCGGGATTCGCTTTGGTTGCTGCGGCCCTCTGGCTGGAGTACTGCTGCCGGGCTCCGGAGGACCCCCCAGACGATGCGGCAACTACATAG
- the folP gene encoding dihydropteroate synthase — translation MGVVNVTSDSFSDGGRYLDPELAVAHGVRLHAAGADIIDVGGESTRPGAVRIDAATEAARVTPVIRGLVAAGVPTSVDTMRAAVAAAAIEAGVSVVNDVSGGRADPDMVRVVASAQVPWILMHWRAGADYRHTGPADHYDDVVAEVLAELTAQVDSAVAAGVDPSRLVLDPGLGFAKNAEHNWTLLGALPELVAHGLPILIGASRKRFLGSLLADETGPRPPDGRETATATVSALAALHGAWGVRVHDVRASLDAIAVTDAWQNAARQRAAQHDTIRSSAQGAHR, via the coding sequence ATGGGCGTGGTCAACGTCACCAGCGATTCGTTCTCCGACGGCGGGCGATATCTCGACCCCGAGCTGGCCGTCGCGCACGGCGTGCGACTACACGCCGCCGGCGCGGACATCATCGATGTCGGCGGTGAGTCGACCAGGCCGGGCGCGGTGCGCATCGACGCGGCGACCGAGGCCGCACGGGTGACGCCGGTCATCCGCGGACTGGTCGCGGCAGGGGTGCCGACCAGCGTGGACACCATGCGCGCCGCCGTGGCCGCCGCGGCGATCGAAGCCGGGGTATCGGTGGTCAACGACGTCTCCGGTGGCCGCGCCGACCCCGATATGGTGCGCGTGGTCGCCTCCGCGCAGGTCCCGTGGATTCTCATGCACTGGCGGGCGGGCGCGGACTACCGGCACACCGGACCGGCCGACCACTACGACGACGTGGTCGCCGAGGTACTCGCAGAGCTGACCGCGCAGGTGGACTCGGCTGTCGCCGCGGGCGTCGACCCCTCCCGGCTGGTCCTCGATCCCGGCCTGGGCTTCGCGAAGAACGCCGAGCACAATTGGACCCTGCTGGGCGCTCTGCCCGAACTCGTCGCGCACGGGTTGCCGATCCTGATCGGCGCCTCACGCAAGCGTTTCCTGGGTTCGCTGCTCGCCGACGAGACGGGGCCACGTCCACCGGACGGCCGCGAGACGGCCACCGCGACCGTGTCCGCGCTGGCCGCGCTCCACGGCGCGTGGGGAGTGCGCGTGCATGACGTGCGCGCGTCGCTGGACGCCATCGCGGTCACCGACGCGTGGCAGAATGCCGCACGGCAGCGCGCCGCGCAGCACGACACCATCCGATCCAGTGCGCAAGGAGCTCACCGATGA
- the ftsH gene encoding ATP-dependent zinc metalloprotease FtsH → MNRKTVFRTLAIVSGILLVIYAFSYFGNDTRGWKSVDTSVALSQLENKSNVENVQIDDREQQLRIELKDGNDATSGQNKIIAKYPGGSETSAQIFDAVKNSGAPYNTVVKQESWFTQILLFVLPMVILLGLFIFVMARMQGGGRGGMMGFGKSKAKQLSKDMPKTTFADVAGADEAVEELYEIKDFLQNPVRYQALGAKIPKGVLLYGPPGTGKTLLARAVAGEAGVPFFTISGSDFVEMFVGVGASRVRDLFEQAKQNSPCIIFVDEIDAVGRQRGAGLGGGHDEREQTLNQLLVEMDGFGDRTGIILIAATNRPDILDPALLRPGRFDRQIPVGNPDLAGRRAILRVHSQGKPISPDADLDGLAKRTVGMSGADLANVINEAALLTARENGAMITGESLEESVDRVIGGPRRKSRIISEHEKKITAYHEGGHTLAAWAMPDIEPVYKVTILARGRTGGHAMTVPEDDKGLMTRSEMIARLVMAMGGRAAEELVFHEPTTGASSDIDQATKIARAMVTEYGMSARLGAVRYGQEQGDPFLGRSMGMGSDYSHEVAGAIDEEVRNLIEAAHTEAWAILNEYRDVLDDLATALLERETLHRKDLEQILASVEKRPRITAFNDFGDRVPSDKPPVKTPGELAAERGESWPPEPVAQPVAASAQREPQTSNGYPPHESGYGAPQYARPAAPGYPLPQAPAPAYPRQGTHGSRPDYGAPAGWSAPGWPPRDEPQQQGQPGWGDQQQSRPGYQQWGPQGTPEGGYDRDGYGDNGGYDEPRRTNPNGEGDNGDWDGPNGRH, encoded by the coding sequence ATGAACCGCAAGACAGTGTTTCGCACCCTGGCCATAGTCTCGGGCATTTTGCTCGTGATCTATGCGTTCAGCTACTTCGGCAACGACACGCGGGGCTGGAAGAGCGTCGATACCTCGGTTGCCCTCAGCCAGCTCGAGAACAAGAGCAACGTCGAGAACGTGCAGATCGATGATCGCGAGCAGCAGCTGCGCATCGAACTGAAAGACGGCAACGACGCCACCAGCGGGCAGAACAAGATCATCGCGAAGTATCCGGGCGGCAGCGAGACCTCCGCTCAGATCTTCGACGCCGTGAAGAATTCCGGCGCGCCCTACAACACCGTGGTCAAGCAGGAGAGCTGGTTCACCCAGATCCTGCTGTTCGTGCTGCCCATGGTCATCCTGCTCGGCCTGTTCATCTTCGTGATGGCCCGCATGCAGGGCGGTGGCCGCGGCGGCATGATGGGCTTCGGCAAATCGAAGGCCAAGCAGCTGTCCAAGGACATGCCCAAGACCACGTTCGCCGACGTGGCCGGAGCCGACGAAGCGGTCGAGGAGCTCTACGAGATCAAGGACTTCCTGCAGAATCCGGTGCGCTACCAGGCTCTCGGCGCCAAGATCCCCAAGGGCGTCCTGCTCTACGGCCCGCCCGGCACCGGTAAGACGTTGCTGGCTCGTGCCGTCGCGGGTGAGGCCGGTGTGCCGTTCTTCACCATCTCCGGTTCGGACTTCGTGGAGATGTTCGTCGGTGTCGGCGCCTCCCGCGTGCGCGACCTGTTCGAGCAGGCCAAGCAGAACAGCCCCTGCATCATCTTCGTCGACGAGATCGACGCGGTCGGCCGCCAGCGCGGCGCCGGCCTCGGCGGCGGTCACGACGAACGCGAACAGACCCTCAACCAGCTGCTGGTCGAGATGGACGGCTTCGGCGACCGCACCGGCATCATCCTGATCGCCGCGACCAACCGTCCCGACATCCTCGACCCGGCGCTGCTGCGTCCGGGCCGCTTCGACCGTCAGATCCCGGTCGGCAATCCGGACCTCGCCGGTCGCCGCGCGATCCTGCGGGTGCACTCCCAGGGCAAGCCGATCTCGCCGGACGCCGACCTGGACGGCCTGGCCAAGCGCACCGTCGGCATGTCCGGCGCCGACCTGGCCAACGTGATCAACGAGGCCGCCCTGCTCACCGCCCGCGAGAACGGCGCGATGATCACCGGTGAATCGCTGGAGGAATCGGTCGATCGCGTCATCGGCGGCCCGCGCCGCAAGAGCAGGATCATCAGCGAGCACGAGAAGAAGATCACCGCCTATCACGAGGGCGGTCACACGCTGGCCGCCTGGGCGATGCCCGACATCGAGCCGGTGTACAAGGTCACCATCCTGGCGCGCGGCCGCACCGGCGGCCACGCCATGACGGTGCCCGAGGACGACAAGGGCCTGATGACCCGCTCGGAGATGATCGCCCGCCTGGTCATGGCTATGGGTGGCCGTGCGGCCGAGGAGCTGGTGTTCCACGAGCCGACCACCGGCGCGTCCTCCGATATCGATCAGGCGACCAAGATCGCGCGCGCGATGGTCACCGAGTACGGCATGAGCGCCCGGTTGGGCGCGGTCCGCTACGGGCAGGAGCAGGGCGACCCGTTCCTCGGACGCTCGATGGGCATGGGTTCGGACTACTCGCACGAGGTGGCCGGCGCGATCGACGAGGAGGTGCGCAACCTGATCGAGGCCGCGCACACCGAGGCGTGGGCCATCCTGAACGAGTACCGCGACGTGCTCGACGACCTGGCCACCGCGCTGCTGGAACGGGAGACCTTGCACCGCAAGGATCTCGAGCAGATCCTCGCCTCGGTGGAGAAGCGCCCGCGGATCACCGCGTTCAACGATTTCGGCGACCGCGTCCCCTCGGACAAGCCTCCGGTGAAGACGCCGGGCGAGCTGGCCGCCGAGCGCGGCGAATCGTGGCCGCCGGAGCCGGTGGCGCAGCCGGTGGCCGCCTCCGCGCAGCGCGAGCCGCAGACCTCCAACGGCTACCCGCCGCACGAGAGCGGTTACGGCGCGCCGCAGTACGCGCGCCCGGCCGCGCCCGGCTACCCGCTGCCGCAGGCGCCCGCTCCGGCGTATCCACGCCAGGGCACGCACGGTTCGCGGCCGGACTACGGCGCTCCGGCGGGATGGTCGGCCCCCGGCTGGCCGCCGCGGGACGAGCCGCAGCAGCAGGGTCAGCCCGGCTGGGGTGACCAGCAGCAGTCGCGGCCCGGCTACCAGCAGTGGGGTCCGCAGGGCACGCCGGAAGGCGGCTACGACCGGGACGGGTACGGCGACAACGGCGGCTATGACGAGCCGCGCCGGACCAACCCGAACGGCGAGGGCGACAACGGCGATTGGGATGGACCGAACGGTCGTCACTGA
- the folB gene encoding dihydroneopterin aldolase yields the protein MSRSPVHAEEHAPPRDSAIRRGADRIELRGLRAYGHHGVFDHERRDGQEFSVDLTVWVDFGVAAASDDLVATVDYGALAERAVRIVQGPPRNLIETVASEIADDVMTDPRITAVEVVLHKPSAPIPHTFADVRVITSRHRGEPAE from the coding sequence ATGAGCCGGTCCCCGGTCCACGCCGAAGAACATGCGCCGCCGCGCGATTCGGCGATCCGGCGCGGCGCGGACCGGATCGAATTGCGCGGCCTGCGTGCCTACGGGCATCACGGAGTGTTCGATCATGAGCGTCGCGACGGTCAGGAGTTCTCGGTCGACCTGACCGTGTGGGTGGATTTCGGCGTGGCGGCGGCGTCCGACGACTTGGTGGCGACCGTGGACTACGGCGCGCTCGCCGAGCGCGCGGTGCGGATAGTTCAGGGCCCGCCGCGCAATCTCATCGAGACCGTGGCCTCGGAGATCGCCGACGACGTGATGACCGATCCGCGGATCACCGCGGTCGAGGTAGTGCTGCACAAGCCGTCCGCGCCGATCCCGCACACGTTCGCCGACGTCCGGGTGATCACCTCGCGGCACCGGGGGGAGCCCGCCGAATGA
- the folK gene encoding 2-amino-4-hydroxy-6-hydroxymethyldihydropteridine diphosphokinase yields MTRAVLSIGSNLGDRLAHLRSVLDGFGHRVLAVSAVYATAPWGGVAQEDYLNAAVLVEDPAFGCADWLRRGQELEQAAGRVREVRWGARTLDVDVVWCAELRDGEPVACRSADPDLLLPHPQAHRRAFVLVPWLDVVPDAVLEVDGSPRAVADLLARLDPAERAGVRRTEFSLTGTPS; encoded by the coding sequence ATGACCCGTGCCGTCCTATCCATAGGGTCGAATCTGGGTGACCGGCTCGCGCATTTGCGTAGCGTCCTGGACGGGTTCGGGCATCGAGTACTTGCCGTCTCCGCCGTGTACGCCACCGCGCCCTGGGGTGGCGTCGCGCAAGAGGACTATCTCAACGCCGCTGTGCTGGTGGAAGATCCAGCTTTCGGCTGCGCGGACTGGCTGCGTCGCGGCCAGGAACTGGAGCAGGCCGCGGGACGGGTGCGCGAGGTGCGCTGGGGCGCACGCACACTCGATGTGGACGTGGTGTGGTGCGCCGAACTGCGCGACGGGGAGCCGGTGGCGTGCCGCAGCGCCGACCCGGATCTGCTCCTGCCGCACCCCCAGGCGCACCGGCGCGCCTTCGTGCTCGTGCCGTGGCTGGACGTGGTGCCGGACGCGGTGCTGGAGGTCGACGGCTCGCCGCGCGCAGTGGCGGATCTGCTGGCCCGGCTCGATCCGGCCGAGCGCGCGGGCGTGCGCCGCACCGAATTCTCGCTGACGGGCACGCCGTCGTGA